A genome region from Thermomonospora amylolytica includes the following:
- a CDS encoding copper transporter, producing MIDFRYHLVSIVAIFLSLAVGLVLGATALSDPLLGTLKKEAEATGKRNEELRNRQRELLTQVEGEEQFAATVGPHVLAGRLKNQSVVLVETPGAGSDSLNKIAELLGEKSAGATVTGRVTVQKKFLDDDQAATLDQLAEQLKPADMTFPEGAGPYDKAAQVLAAALLTDDPAKALRDDASGKATLEAFKSAGFVTVSGRPTQHATLAVMVAPSSPYQQDGADTDNQALLSLTRALDAAGRGGVLAGPTTAVADGGLIAALRESDTGERVSSVDTIDQSSGQVVTVLALAEQLAGKAGHYGTGEGARAYLPTPGPLPGGNG from the coding sequence GTGATCGACTTCCGCTATCACCTCGTCTCCATCGTCGCGATCTTCCTGTCGCTGGCGGTCGGGCTCGTGCTGGGGGCCACCGCGCTGTCGGACCCGCTGCTGGGCACCCTGAAGAAGGAGGCCGAGGCCACCGGCAAGCGCAACGAGGAGCTGCGCAACCGCCAGCGCGAGCTGCTGACCCAGGTGGAGGGCGAGGAGCAGTTCGCCGCCACGGTCGGCCCGCACGTGCTGGCCGGCCGGCTGAAGAACCAGTCGGTGGTGCTGGTGGAGACCCCCGGCGCCGGCTCCGACAGCCTCAACAAGATCGCCGAGCTGCTGGGCGAGAAGTCCGCCGGGGCGACCGTCACCGGCCGGGTCACCGTGCAGAAGAAGTTCCTCGACGACGACCAGGCCGCCACCCTCGACCAGCTGGCCGAGCAGCTCAAGCCCGCCGACATGACGTTCCCCGAGGGCGCCGGGCCGTACGACAAGGCCGCCCAGGTGCTGGCCGCCGCGCTGCTGACCGACGACCCGGCCAAGGCGCTGCGCGACGACGCCTCCGGCAAGGCGACGCTGGAGGCGTTCAAGTCGGCGGGTTTCGTGACCGTCAGCGGCCGGCCCACCCAGCATGCGACACTCGCCGTCATGGTCGCACCCTCCTCCCCGTACCAGCAGGACGGGGCCGACACCGACAACCAGGCGCTGCTGTCGCTGACGCGGGCGCTGGACGCGGCCGGGCGCGGCGGCGTGCTGGCCGGCCCGACCACCGCGGTCGCCGACGGCGGGCTGATCGCGGCGCTGCGCGAGTCCGACACCGGCGAGCGGGTGTCCTCGGTCGACACCATCGACCAGTCCTCCGGGCAGGTCGTCACCGTGCTGGCGCTGGCCGAGCAGCTCGCCGGGAAGGCCGGGCACTACGGCACCGGCGAGGGCGCCCGCGCCTACCTGCCCACCCCCGGCCCGCTTCCGGGGGGCAACGGATGA
- a CDS encoding AAA family ATPase, which translates to MTLFSSPAEVGRRLGEVGYLADDAIATTVYLADALGKPLLVEGPAGVGKTELAKAVSAATGAELVRLQCYEGLDEARALYEWNYKKQLLRIQAAPPTRPGRPPTTTSSPRSSCWRGRCWRRSGGPTPRCC; encoded by the coding sequence GTGACTTTGTTCTCCTCACCGGCGGAGGTCGGACGGCGGCTCGGCGAGGTCGGCTACCTGGCCGACGACGCCATCGCGACCACCGTGTACCTGGCCGACGCCCTCGGCAAACCGCTGCTGGTCGAGGGCCCCGCCGGGGTCGGCAAGACCGAGCTGGCCAAGGCGGTGTCGGCGGCCACCGGCGCGGAGCTGGTCCGGCTGCAGTGCTACGAGGGCCTGGACGAGGCCCGCGCCCTGTACGAGTGGAACTACAAGAAGCAGCTGCTGCGGATCCAGGCCGCCCCTCCGACCAGGCCTGGGAGACCACCCACGACGACATCTTCACCGAGGAGTTCCTGCTGGAGAGGCCGCTGCTGGCGGCGATCCGGCGGACCGACCCCACGGTGCTGCTGA
- a CDS encoding AAA family ATPase produces the protein MLLIDETDKADVEVEGLLLEVLSDFQVTIPELGTIAAARRPFVVLTSNAARELSEALKRRCLYLHLDYPTPDRERDIVLARVPGVEAGLAEQLVRTVGALRALDIKKAPSIAETVDWARTLLALGLDELDEAAVARTLGVVLKHVSDQQRAVRELGLPAEG, from the coding sequence GTGCTGCTGATCGACGAGACCGACAAGGCCGACGTCGAGGTGGAGGGGCTGCTGCTGGAGGTGCTGTCGGACTTCCAGGTCACCATCCCCGAGCTGGGCACCATCGCCGCCGCCCGCCGCCCGTTCGTGGTGCTGACCTCCAACGCCGCCCGCGAGCTGTCGGAGGCGCTCAAGCGCCGCTGCCTCTACCTGCACCTGGACTACCCCACGCCGGACCGGGAACGTGACATCGTGCTGGCCCGCGTCCCCGGCGTGGAGGCCGGGCTGGCCGAGCAACTGGTCCGCACGGTCGGCGCGCTGCGCGCCCTGGACATCAAGAAGGCCCCGTCCATCGCCGAGACCGTCGACTGGGCCCGCACCCTGCTGGCGCTGGGGCTGGACGAGCTGGACGAGGCGGCCGTCGCGCGCACCCTCGGCGTGGTCCTCAAGCACGTCTCCGACCAGCAGCGGGCCGTCCGGGAGCTGGGGCTTCCGGCCGAGGGCTGA
- the recN gene encoding DNA repair protein RecN, producing MVEEVRIQGLGVIDEAVLDLSPGFNVVTGETGAGKTMVVTSLGLLFGGRADPQRVRPGAARATVEGRIVVDPTGRVAARVAEAGAELDEDTLIITRSVSAEGRSRAHLGGRSVPVSTLLTLADDLVAVHGQSDQQRLLQPGRQRAALDRYAGDALAKPLRAYTAAYQRHRQVTALLEELTTRARERAQEADMLRFGLEEIEKAEPKAGEDAELAAEAERLGHADTLRTAATTAHEALLGDPDAPAVTPADVMSLLGTARAALDGVRGHDDTLGQLADRLAEAGYLISDVATELAAYAESVEADPVRLAAVQERRAELAGLTRKYGDSVDEVLAWAQRSAARLAELEGDDERIEELRAEHAELTERLRELAAELTAIRTRAAERFSAAVTEELTALAMPHARIVVNVTPTEEFGPYGADEVELRLVAHPGAPPLPLNKGASGGELSRVMLAIEVVFAGADPVPTFVFDEVDAGVGGKAAVEIGRRLARLARSAQVIVVTHLPQVAAFADRHLLVAKSDDGSVTRSGVTVLDGEARVRELSRMLAGLEDSELGRAHAEELLELAAQDRQGAG from the coding sequence ATGGTCGAGGAGGTACGGATCCAGGGCCTTGGCGTGATCGACGAGGCCGTGCTGGACCTGTCCCCGGGGTTCAACGTGGTCACCGGCGAGACCGGCGCCGGCAAGACCATGGTGGTGACCAGCCTCGGGCTGCTGTTCGGCGGGCGCGCCGACCCGCAGCGGGTGCGGCCGGGCGCGGCCCGCGCCACCGTGGAGGGCCGGATCGTGGTGGACCCCACGGGCCGGGTGGCCGCCCGGGTCGCCGAGGCCGGCGCCGAACTGGACGAGGACACCCTGATCATCACCCGGTCGGTGTCCGCCGAGGGCCGCTCGCGGGCCCATCTGGGCGGCCGGTCGGTGCCGGTCAGCACGCTGCTGACGCTGGCCGACGACCTGGTGGCCGTGCACGGCCAGTCCGACCAGCAGCGGCTGCTGCAGCCCGGCCGCCAGCGCGCCGCCCTCGACCGGTACGCCGGGGACGCCCTGGCCAAGCCGCTGCGCGCGTACACCGCCGCCTACCAGCGGCACCGCCAGGTGACGGCGCTGCTGGAGGAGCTGACCACCCGGGCCCGCGAGCGCGCCCAGGAGGCCGACATGCTCCGGTTCGGCCTGGAGGAGATCGAGAAGGCCGAGCCCAAGGCGGGCGAGGACGCCGAGCTGGCCGCCGAGGCCGAACGGCTGGGGCACGCCGACACGCTGCGCACCGCCGCCACCACCGCGCACGAGGCGCTGCTGGGCGACCCGGACGCCCCCGCGGTCACCCCCGCCGACGTGATGAGCCTGCTGGGCACGGCGCGCGCCGCGCTGGACGGTGTGCGCGGCCACGACGACACCCTGGGCCAGCTCGCCGACCGGCTCGCCGAGGCCGGCTACCTGATCTCCGACGTGGCCACCGAGCTGGCCGCCTACGCCGAGTCGGTGGAGGCCGACCCGGTGCGGCTGGCGGCGGTGCAGGAGCGCCGCGCCGAGCTGGCCGGGCTGACCCGCAAGTACGGCGACAGCGTCGACGAGGTGCTGGCCTGGGCGCAGCGGTCGGCGGCGCGGCTGGCCGAGCTGGAGGGCGACGACGAGCGCATCGAGGAGCTGCGCGCCGAGCACGCCGAGCTGACCGAGCGGCTGCGGGAGCTGGCCGCCGAGCTCACCGCGATCCGCACCCGGGCCGCCGAGCGGTTCTCGGCGGCGGTCACCGAGGAGCTGACCGCGCTGGCGATGCCGCACGCCCGGATCGTGGTGAACGTCACCCCGACCGAGGAGTTCGGGCCGTACGGGGCCGACGAGGTGGAGCTGCGGCTGGTGGCGCACCCGGGCGCGCCGCCGCTGCCGCTGAACAAGGGCGCCTCCGGCGGCGAGCTGTCGCGGGTGATGCTGGCCATCGAGGTGGTGTTCGCCGGCGCCGACCCGGTCCCGACGTTCGTGTTCGACGAGGTCGACGCCGGGGTGGGCGGCAAGGCGGCCGTCGAGATCGGCCGCCGGCTGGCCCGGCTGGCCCGCAGCGCCCAGGTGATCGTGGTCACCCATCTGCCGCAGGTCGCCGCGTTCGCCGACCGGCACCTGCTGGTGGCCAAGTCCGACGACGGCTCGGTCACCCGCAGCGGCGTCACCGTCCTGGACGGCGAGGCCCGGGTCCGGGAGCTGTCGCGGATGCTGGCCGGGCTGGAGGACTCCGAGCTGGGCCGCGCGCACGCCGAGGAGCTGCTGGAGCTGGCCGCGCAGGATCGGCAGGGCGCGGGCTGA
- the steA gene encoding putative cytokinetic ring protein SteA gives MNERPSLAVRRARTVQRRLSRRVLGLAKDDDRPGVRAEVRLDRRTKRLTKRLQPGEVAVIDHVDLDRVSAEALVSCRAGAVVNAAPSISGRYPNLGPQILLEAGIPLVDDVGPEIFTRLTEGERVRVHEGVVYRGDEVVAKGTEQTPETVTESLTAAKAGLSNQLEAFVVNTLEYMRRERELLIDGVGVPDVATDLEGRHALIVVRGYHYREDIATLRPYIREYRPVLIGVDGGADALLEAGYKPDMIVGDMDSVSDEALTCGAELVVHAYRDGRAPGLARLQDMGLDAVVFPATATSEDIAMLLADDKGASLIVAVGTHANMVEFLDKGRAGMSSTFLTRLRVGSKLVDAKGVSRLYRSRISGWSLLLLVFGAFIAMTVAVLVSPIGEVILPLLAERWHAFLFWLTGLFT, from the coding sequence ATGAACGAAAGGCCTTCGCTCGCCGTCCGGCGCGCCCGCACCGTCCAACGGCGGCTCTCGCGGCGCGTGCTCGGCCTGGCCAAGGACGACGACCGGCCGGGGGTGCGGGCCGAGGTCCGGCTGGACCGCCGCACCAAGAGGCTCACCAAGCGGCTGCAGCCCGGCGAGGTCGCGGTGATCGACCATGTGGACCTGGACCGGGTCAGCGCCGAGGCCCTGGTGTCCTGCCGGGCCGGCGCGGTGGTCAACGCCGCCCCCAGCATCTCCGGCCGCTATCCCAACCTGGGGCCGCAGATCCTGCTGGAGGCCGGCATCCCGCTGGTCGACGACGTGGGCCCGGAGATCTTCACCCGGCTCACCGAGGGCGAGCGGGTCCGGGTGCACGAGGGCGTGGTCTACCGCGGCGACGAGGTGGTCGCCAAGGGCACCGAGCAGACCCCCGAGACGGTGACCGAGTCGCTGACCGCCGCCAAGGCGGGGCTGTCCAACCAGCTCGAGGCGTTCGTCGTCAACACCCTGGAGTACATGCGGCGCGAACGCGAGCTGCTCATCGACGGGGTCGGCGTCCCGGACGTGGCCACCGACCTGGAGGGGCGGCACGCGCTGATCGTGGTGCGCGGCTACCACTACCGCGAGGACATCGCCACGCTGCGCCCCTACATCCGCGAGTACCGGCCGGTGCTGATCGGGGTGGACGGCGGGGCGGACGCGCTGCTGGAGGCCGGCTACAAGCCCGACATGATCGTCGGAGACATGGACTCGGTCTCCGACGAGGCGCTGACCTGCGGGGCCGAGCTGGTGGTGCACGCCTACCGGGACGGCCGCGCGCCCGGCCTGGCCCGGCTGCAGGACATGGGCCTGGACGCGGTGGTGTTCCCGGCCACCGCCACCAGCGAGGACATCGCGATGCTGCTGGCCGACGACAAGGGCGCCAGCCTGATCGTCGCGGTCGGCACGCACGCCAACATGGTCGAGTTCCTCGACAAGGGGCGGGCCGGGATGTCCAGCACGTTCCTGACCCGGCTGCGGGTGGGCAGCAAGCTGGTGGACGCCAAGGGCGTGTCCCGGCTGTACCGCAGCCGGATCTCCGGCTGGTCGCTGCTGCTGCTGGTGTTCGGCGCGTTCATCGCCATGACCGTCGCGGTGCTGGTCTCGCCCATCGGGGAAGTGATCCTGCCCCTGCTGGCCGAGCGCTGGCACGCCTTCCTCTTCTGGCTGACCGGACTGTTCACGTGA
- a CDS encoding TlyA family RNA methyltransferase — protein MPVTRRRLDAELVRRKLARSREQARELIEEGRVRVGGRTAVKAATQVEPTAAIVVEAVGAEPEYVSRGGHKLAGALRAFTALKVEGRRCLDAGASTGGFTDVLLRAGAAHVVAVDVGYGQLAWPLRTDERVTVLERVNVRDLTPVQLPGEPPDLVVGDLSFISLRLVLAPLRACAAPDADFVLMVKPQFEVGRERVGAGGVVRDPALRAEAVRDVAGYAAALGLGVAGVTASPLPGPSGNVEYFLWMRAGAPPLDEADLERAITEGPS, from the coding sequence ATGCCGGTGACGAGGCGGCGGCTGGACGCGGAGCTGGTGCGGCGCAAGCTCGCCCGGTCCCGCGAGCAGGCCCGCGAGCTGATCGAGGAGGGCCGGGTGCGGGTCGGCGGGCGCACCGCCGTCAAGGCCGCCACCCAGGTGGAGCCGACCGCCGCGATCGTGGTGGAGGCCGTCGGCGCCGAGCCGGAGTACGTCTCCCGCGGCGGTCACAAGCTCGCCGGGGCGCTCAGGGCGTTCACCGCCCTCAAGGTCGAGGGGCGCCGCTGCCTGGACGCCGGCGCCTCCACCGGAGGGTTCACCGACGTGCTGCTGCGCGCCGGCGCCGCCCATGTGGTCGCCGTCGACGTCGGCTACGGACAGCTCGCCTGGCCGCTGCGCACCGACGAGCGGGTCACCGTGCTGGAACGGGTGAACGTCCGCGACCTGACACCCGTACAACTGCCCGGAGAGCCCCCGGACCTGGTGGTGGGAGACCTGTCGTTCATCTCGCTGCGGCTGGTGCTGGCGCCGCTGCGGGCGTGCGCCGCCCCGGACGCCGACTTCGTGCTGATGGTCAAACCGCAGTTCGAGGTCGGCAGGGAACGGGTGGGGGCCGGCGGGGTCGTCCGCGATCCCGCGCTGCGCGCCGAGGCCGTCCGCGACGTCGCCGGGTACGCCGCCGCGCTGGGCCTGGGCGTCGCCGGGGTGACCGCCAGCCCGCTGCCCGGTCCCTCCGGCAACGTCGAGTACTTCCTGTGGATGCGGGCAGGGGCACCGCCGCTGGACGAGGCCGACCTGGAGCGCGCGATCACCGAGGGACCGTCCTGA
- a CDS encoding NAD kinase — protein MSGRSVLVVAHTGRPEACRSAALVIERLSKAGIEVRVLDEEAPDLHCSGVQVVPVSAAAAEDAELVMVLGGDGTILRAADLARASGTPMLGVNLGHVGFLAEAERDDLTSTVERVVERRYHVEERMTIDVIVHRNGEVAATTWALNEATVEKAERERMLEVVVEIDGRPLSHWGCDGVVCATPTGSTAYAFSAGGPVVWPEVEAMLVVPISAHALFARPMAVSPRSVVAIEVLPDTPRAVLWCDGRRTVGLPPGARVEVRHGAIPVKLARLHRTPFTDRLVTKFGLPVTGWRGRARPGAGDAGGPAGG, from the coding sequence ATGAGCGGCCGGTCGGTGCTGGTGGTGGCGCACACCGGGCGGCCGGAGGCATGCCGCAGCGCCGCCCTGGTGATCGAGCGGCTCAGCAAGGCCGGCATCGAGGTGCGGGTGCTCGACGAGGAGGCGCCCGACCTGCACTGCTCGGGGGTGCAGGTGGTGCCGGTCTCCGCGGCCGCCGCCGAGGACGCCGAGCTGGTGATGGTGCTCGGCGGCGACGGCACCATCCTGCGCGCCGCCGACCTGGCCCGCGCGTCGGGGACCCCGATGCTCGGCGTCAACCTCGGCCATGTCGGCTTCCTCGCCGAGGCCGAGCGCGACGACCTGACCTCCACCGTCGAACGGGTCGTCGAGCGCCGCTACCACGTCGAGGAGCGCATGACCATCGACGTGATCGTGCACCGCAACGGCGAGGTCGCCGCCACCACCTGGGCGCTCAACGAGGCCACCGTGGAGAAGGCCGAACGCGAGCGGATGCTGGAGGTGGTCGTCGAGATCGACGGCCGTCCCCTGTCGCACTGGGGCTGCGACGGTGTGGTGTGCGCCACCCCCACCGGCTCGACCGCGTACGCGTTCTCCGCCGGCGGCCCGGTGGTGTGGCCGGAGGTGGAGGCGATGCTGGTGGTCCCGATCAGCGCGCACGCCCTGTTCGCCCGCCCGATGGCGGTCTCCCCGCGGTCGGTGGTGGCGATCGAGGTGCTGCCGGACACCCCGCGGGCGGTTCTGTGGTGCGATGGGAGGAGGACGGTGGGCCTGCCGCCCGGCGCCCGGGTGGAGGTGCGCCACGGCGCGATCCCGGTCAAACTGGCCAGACTGCACCGGACCCCGTTCACCGACCGGCTGGTGACCAAGTTCGGCCTCCCGGTGACCGGCTGGCGGGGCCGGGCCCGGCCCGGCGCGGGCGATGCGGGCGGCCCGGCCGGGGGATAA
- a CDS encoding glycosyltransferase family 4 protein — protein sequence MKVALVLGSSAGGVGRHVRSVAAGLAERGARVAVCGPAGTEELFGFAAAGARFAAVDIADRPRPLSDARAVTRLRRLLAGADVVHAHGLRAGALAVAACARVAPGPLRVGRGKVPVVVTLHNALITGGAIGAAYRTLERVVAVGADQVLGVSPDLEERMRALGARRVGRALVPSPVPAGPAPGLAEREAIRAELGVGDRPLLVTVGRLAEQKGLPTLLDAAAGWARRTPPPLVAIVGDGPLEDELRARIDAEGLPVRLLGRRSDVPAVLAAADVAVVPSVWEGQPLIVQEILRAGRPMVATRVGGIPVMLGAEHGGDAEAGLLVPAGDAAALERAVARILDDPALAVRLGAAAAQRATALPTEEDAVTELAGVYRALIGRAG from the coding sequence ATGAAGGTCGCGCTGGTGCTGGGGTCCAGCGCCGGGGGAGTGGGACGGCACGTCCGTTCGGTGGCCGCCGGGCTGGCGGAGCGCGGCGCGCGGGTCGCGGTGTGCGGTCCGGCCGGGACCGAGGAGCTGTTCGGGTTCGCCGCGGCGGGGGCCCGGTTCGCGGCGGTGGACATCGCCGACCGGCCCCGGCCGCTGTCGGACGCCCGCGCGGTGACCCGGCTGCGGCGGCTGCTGGCGGGCGCGGACGTGGTCCACGCGCACGGGCTGCGGGCCGGGGCACTGGCGGTGGCGGCGTGCGCGCGGGTCGCGCCGGGGCCGCTGCGGGTCGGCCGCGGCAAGGTCCCGGTCGTGGTGACGCTGCACAACGCGCTGATCACGGGCGGGGCGATCGGGGCGGCGTACCGGACGCTGGAACGGGTCGTCGCGGTGGGCGCCGACCAGGTTCTCGGGGTGTCGCCCGACCTGGAGGAGCGGATGCGCGCTCTCGGGGCGCGGCGGGTGGGGCGCGCGCTGGTGCCCTCGCCCGTTCCCGCCGGGCCCGCGCCGGGCCTGGCCGAGCGGGAGGCGATCCGCGCGGAGCTGGGCGTGGGGGACCGGCCGCTGCTGGTCACGGTGGGCCGGCTGGCCGAGCAGAAGGGGCTGCCGACCCTGCTGGACGCCGCCGCGGGCTGGGCGCGCCGCACCCCGCCGCCGCTGGTGGCGATCGTCGGGGACGGGCCGCTGGAGGACGAGCTGCGCGCCCGGATCGACGCCGAGGGACTGCCGGTCCGGCTGCTGGGCCGCCGCTCGGACGTGCCCGCGGTGCTGGCCGCCGCCGACGTCGCCGTGGTGCCCAGCGTGTGGGAGGGACAGCCGCTGATCGTCCAGGAGATCCTGCGCGCCGGGCGGCCGATGGTGGCCACCCGGGTCGGCGGGATCCCGGTGATGCTCGGGGCCGAGCACGGCGGGGATGCCGAGGCCGGACTGCTGGTGCCGGCCGGGGACGCCGCCGCCCTGGAACGCGCGGTCGCGCGGATCCTCGACGATCCGGCGCTGGCGGTGCGGCTCGGCGCCGCGGCGGCGCAGCGGGCCACCGCGCTGCCCACCGAGGAGGACGCGGTGACCGAGCTGGCGGGCGTCTACCGGGCGCTGATCGGGCGGGCCGGGTAA
- a CDS encoding vWA domain-containing protein, with protein sequence MGSLVDRHTGFVAALRDAGLPVSVAEGLDAVRALGVIDLIDREALRAAYAATLVKRPAHRATFDMLFDLWFPAALGDGAALGAERARGARVERDSSVPPALDPEVQEHRRELRDLLLDGDDAALAQFARAAVGRYGRSPGQRSWFSSGVLRALSPSTLMASLLNAVLQGRERGGMAERVARQRFRERITRFEEMVATEVRRRIAEDSDVERAARLAVRPPLEQLDFNRAARADLDALRREVYPLARRLATRLARRQRLARRGRLDFRRTVRASLSTGGVPLTTHHRPRRPHKPELVILCDASDSVASFAHFTLLLTFALREQFTRVRAFAFIDTTDEITRFFAPGVDVADAMTTLAREADLVWITGRSNYGHAIKVFDDKYRDAITPKTSLLILGDARSNYGELSLPILRRLVDAARNAYWLNPEPRRHWNTGDSAAGAYGEIVPMYECRNLAQLTAFIEDLAG encoded by the coding sequence ATGGGCTCGCTGGTCGACCGGCACACCGGGTTCGTGGCGGCGCTGCGCGACGCCGGGCTGCCGGTGTCGGTGGCCGAGGGGCTGGACGCGGTGCGCGCGCTCGGCGTCATCGACCTGATCGACCGGGAGGCGCTGCGCGCCGCGTACGCGGCCACCCTGGTCAAGCGCCCGGCCCACCGCGCCACCTTCGACATGCTGTTCGACCTGTGGTTCCCGGCCGCGCTCGGCGACGGGGCGGCGCTGGGCGCCGAACGGGCCAGGGGCGCGCGGGTCGAACGGGACTCCTCCGTTCCGCCGGCGCTGGATCCGGAGGTCCAGGAGCACCGGCGGGAGCTGCGGGACCTGCTGCTGGACGGGGACGACGCCGCGCTCGCCCAGTTCGCCCGGGCCGCGGTCGGCCGGTACGGGCGCTCGCCCGGCCAGCGGTCCTGGTTCTCCTCCGGGGTGCTGCGGGCGCTGTCCCCGAGCACCCTGATGGCCTCGCTGCTGAACGCCGTGCTGCAGGGGCGGGAGCGCGGCGGGATGGCCGAACGGGTCGCCCGGCAGCGGTTCCGGGAGCGGATCACGCGGTTCGAGGAGATGGTCGCCACCGAGGTGCGGCGGCGCATCGCCGAGGACAGCGACGTGGAGCGCGCCGCCCGGCTGGCCGTCCGCCCGCCGCTGGAGCAACTGGACTTCAACCGGGCCGCCCGCGCCGACCTGGACGCGCTGCGCCGCGAGGTCTATCCGCTGGCGCGGCGGCTGGCGACCCGGCTGGCCCGGCGGCAGCGGCTGGCGCGGCGCGGGCGGCTGGACTTCCGGCGCACCGTGCGGGCCTCGCTGTCGACCGGCGGGGTGCCGCTGACCACCCACCACCGGCCCCGCCGCCCGCACAAGCCCGAGCTGGTCATCCTGTGCGACGCCAGCGACTCGGTGGCCTCGTTCGCGCACTTCACGCTGCTGCTGACGTTCGCGCTGCGGGAGCAGTTCACCAGGGTGCGGGCGTTCGCGTTCATCGACACCACCGACGAGATCACCCGGTTCTTCGCGCCGGGCGTGGACGTGGCGGACGCGATGACCACCCTGGCGCGGGAGGCCGACCTGGTGTGGATCACCGGCCGCAGCAACTACGGTCACGCCATCAAGGTCTTCGACGACAAGTACCGCGACGCGATCACGCCGAAGACCTCGCTGCTGATCCTCGGCGACGCCCGGTCCAACTACGGCGAGCTGTCCCTGCCGATCCTGCGCCGCCTGGTCGACGCCGCCCGCAACGCCTACTGGCTCAACCCCGAGCCGCGCCGCCACTGGAACACCGGCGACTCGGCCGCCGGCGCCTACGGCGAGATCGTGCCGATGTACGAGTGCCGCAACCTCGCCCAGCTAACGGCCTTCATCGAGGACCTGGCGGGCTGA
- a CDS encoding MFS transporter, with product MATVLPPPVRTAGARRAALALPGAATLLALMNYCAPMTTLSATAAGLGAGEAARIWLLGGINLGLTATLLVAGSLADDHGRRRVFALGAVALALASALCAAAPNAAVFVAGRIAQGAASAALLAAGLGILGHAFPGGAERTRATGVWGAMLSAGIALGPIAASLPVQTVGWRSWYWLAAVLAVPLALGARLVPESRAGRRRGLDLPGALTLTAGVTALMTALTLGRGGWDGPLVIGLLIVAAVLLAAFTAVELRRREPMVDLRLLRHRGFAAASLGALMTGIAVIGMFSYLSSVLERTLGLTPLGASVLFVSWSGVAFAVALQAGRLPVRFTARHRLAVGMLLSGAGQAMMLGAGPGDTWWRLVPGLVVAGVGSGLANASLAALAVGSVPADRAAMGSGANNTARYAGAAIGVALVAAIAAAGAGHSASPDALAHGVDLALAVTAALSLATALAVAPMRGSARQVLDEGR from the coding sequence ATGGCCACCGTGCTGCCGCCGCCCGTCCGGACGGCCGGGGCCCGCCGGGCGGCGCTCGCGCTGCCGGGCGCGGCCACCCTGCTGGCGCTGATGAACTACTGCGCGCCGATGACCACCCTGTCGGCGACCGCGGCCGGGCTGGGGGCGGGCGAGGCCGCGCGGATCTGGCTGCTCGGCGGGATCAACCTGGGGCTGACCGCGACGCTGCTGGTCGCCGGGAGCCTGGCCGACGACCACGGGCGGCGGCGGGTGTTCGCCCTCGGCGCGGTCGCGCTGGCGCTGGCCAGCGCGCTGTGCGCGGCGGCGCCCAACGCCGCGGTCTTCGTCGCGGGACGGATCGCGCAGGGGGCCGCCAGCGCCGCCCTCCTGGCGGCCGGGCTGGGCATCCTGGGCCACGCCTTCCCCGGCGGCGCCGAACGGACCCGCGCCACCGGCGTCTGGGGCGCAATGCTCAGCGCAGGGATCGCGCTGGGGCCGATCGCCGCCTCGCTGCCGGTGCAGACGGTGGGGTGGCGGTCGTGGTACTGGCTGGCCGCGGTGCTGGCGGTCCCGCTGGCGCTGGGGGCGCGGCTGGTCCCGGAGTCGCGGGCCGGGCGGCGGCGCGGGCTGGACCTGCCGGGCGCGCTGACGCTGACCGCGGGGGTGACCGCGCTGATGACGGCGCTCACGCTCGGCCGCGGCGGATGGGACGGCCCGCTCGTGATCGGGCTGCTGATCGTCGCGGCGGTGCTGCTGGCGGCGTTCACCGCGGTGGAACTGCGGCGGCGGGAGCCGATGGTGGACCTGCGGCTGCTGCGGCACCGGGGGTTCGCGGCGGCCTCGCTCGGGGCGCTGATGACCGGGATCGCCGTGATCGGGATGTTCAGCTACCTGTCGTCGGTGCTGGAGCGGACGCTGGGGCTGACCCCGCTGGGGGCGTCCGTGCTGTTCGTCTCCTGGTCCGGGGTGGCGTTCGCGGTGGCGTTGCAGGCGGGGCGCCTGCCGGTGCGGTTCACCGCACGCCACCGGCTCGCGGTGGGCATGCTGCTGTCCGGAGCGGGCCAGGCGATGATGCTGGGCGCCGGTCCCGGCGACACGTGGTGGCGGCTGGTGCCGGGACTCGTCGTGGCGGGGGTGGGCAGCGGCCTGGCGAACGCGTCGCTGGCCGCGCTGGCGGTCGGGAGCGTTCCCGCCGACCGGGCCGCGATGGGGTCCGGGGCCAACAACACCGCCCGGTACGCCGGGGCGGCGATCGGGGTGGCGCTGGTCGCGGCGATCGCCGCGGCGGGCGCGGGACACTCGGCGAGTCCCGACGCGCTCGCGCACGGCGTCGATCTGGCCTTGGCCGTGACGGCGGCGCTGTCGCTGGCCACCGCGCTCGCGGTCGCGCCGATGCGCGGGTCAGCCCGCCAGGTCCTCGATGAAGGCCGTTAG